One stretch of Siphonobacter curvatus DNA includes these proteins:
- a CDS encoding M16 family metallopeptidase — protein sequence MRVRPTLLLGMVLLAANVLAQQLNQPIPFDPQTKVGKLPNGLTYYIRKNAEPKNRAHLMLAVKVGAIQEEDPENGLAHFTEHMAFNGTKNFPKNELVSFLQSNGIKFGDDLNAFTSFEQTVYFLPVPTDSMKVFLRAFDILEDWSHDLTMDETEINKERGVILEELRGGKGASQRMRDEYFPVIMNGSKWGKRNVIGTEEILKNFKPETIRNFYKTWYQPQNQAIIAVGDFDVAQVEKIIKEKFGAIPAATSPKPLGEFPIPANSDTKVAIVTDKEQPYTIVQILTRLPELKEKTFADTREKIKRSLFNQMLNSRLQELTQKADPPFQYGFSSTSSFLGNYDSFVSVVVAKNGGIEKGLKAVLDENARVAKFGFTATELERAKQNLLTGTEKRFKEKDKTKSEAFAMEYMNDFINDVPSMGVEKNFEFVKAELPGITLEEVNALPKTLLTKENRAVIVMAPEKDKATLPKEAQLLDWIDNSGQNVTAYVDEVISKPLLAAAPKAGKVTAEKQIPEIGVTELTLSNGLKVVLKPTDFKNDEVLFRSFSFGGTSLYPLADYIDADQSNVIAAQGGVAEFSATQLKKYLTGKVANVSTYVGELTEGMNGSFSPKDAETALQLIYANFVMPRKDPEVIKGYLGNMKDELEQKFATPDPQGVFFDTLSAVLHGYNPRYMPMKPADVDKINVDKAMRIYKERFANASDFTFFFVGNFKVDEFKPLLEKYLGGLPSTGKKETYKDLNIRPLKGKVNKTVYRGIDDKAAAQLVYSGDFVYTPENETNLSAIEEILNIKLIDEIREKESGVYYIYAQASAEKLPKPRYSLSIGYGTNPGRIDELATKTLAILEDMKKNGPSQTDLDKYKIETKRQLEVQMKENRFWANSLSSSYQNGEDPKDVLKEMKLVDQVTVASVKAMAAKVFGGNLIKAVLLPEKKQATSSK from the coding sequence ATGCGAGTGCGTCCAACCCTATTACTTGGAATGGTGTTGCTGGCGGCTAATGTGTTAGCTCAGCAACTCAACCAGCCCATTCCCTTCGACCCCCAAACCAAAGTGGGCAAACTGCCCAACGGGTTGACCTACTACATCCGTAAAAACGCTGAACCCAAGAACCGGGCTCACCTCATGCTGGCCGTGAAAGTAGGAGCCATTCAGGAAGAGGATCCCGAAAACGGACTGGCTCACTTTACCGAGCACATGGCCTTTAACGGGACTAAGAATTTCCCTAAGAACGAACTCGTCAGCTTTCTACAATCCAATGGGATCAAGTTCGGTGATGATCTGAACGCCTTTACCAGTTTCGAACAAACGGTATACTTTCTGCCCGTACCGACGGATTCGATGAAAGTGTTTTTACGAGCTTTTGACATTCTGGAAGACTGGTCACACGATCTGACCATGGACGAAACCGAAATCAACAAAGAGCGGGGCGTCATTTTGGAAGAACTGCGGGGCGGCAAGGGAGCTTCCCAGCGGATGCGGGATGAGTACTTCCCCGTCATCATGAACGGTTCGAAGTGGGGCAAGCGGAACGTCATTGGTACGGAGGAAATCCTGAAAAACTTCAAACCCGAAACGATTCGTAACTTCTACAAAACCTGGTATCAACCCCAGAATCAGGCCATCATTGCCGTGGGTGATTTTGATGTAGCACAGGTTGAAAAGATCATCAAAGAGAAGTTTGGAGCCATTCCGGCGGCCACGAGTCCCAAACCCTTGGGTGAATTCCCGATTCCGGCCAACAGCGATACGAAAGTGGCCATCGTAACCGATAAAGAACAGCCGTACACGATTGTTCAGATTCTGACGCGACTGCCCGAGTTGAAAGAAAAGACCTTCGCCGATACCCGCGAGAAAATCAAGCGGTCTTTGTTCAACCAGATGTTGAATAGCCGCTTACAGGAATTGACGCAAAAAGCCGATCCTCCATTCCAGTACGGGTTTAGCTCCACGAGTAGCTTCCTGGGCAATTACGATTCCTTTGTAAGTGTAGTGGTTGCGAAAAACGGCGGTATTGAAAAAGGGCTGAAAGCGGTACTGGACGAAAATGCTCGTGTGGCCAAGTTTGGCTTTACGGCTACGGAGCTGGAACGGGCCAAACAAAACCTGCTGACGGGTACCGAAAAACGCTTCAAGGAGAAAGATAAAACCAAGTCGGAAGCATTTGCGATGGAGTACATGAATGACTTCATCAATGATGTACCTTCCATGGGCGTAGAGAAAAACTTTGAATTTGTTAAAGCCGAATTGCCCGGTATTACGCTCGAAGAAGTGAATGCCTTACCTAAAACGCTGCTGACGAAGGAAAACCGGGCCGTTATTGTAATGGCTCCCGAAAAAGACAAGGCAACGCTTCCCAAAGAAGCTCAATTGCTGGACTGGATTGATAACTCCGGGCAGAATGTAACGGCGTACGTGGATGAAGTCATCTCTAAACCTTTGCTGGCGGCAGCACCCAAAGCGGGTAAAGTAACCGCCGAAAAGCAGATTCCCGAAATTGGTGTAACGGAGCTAACGCTTTCCAATGGACTGAAAGTAGTACTGAAACCCACGGATTTCAAAAATGACGAGGTCCTGTTCCGTTCCTTCAGCTTTGGCGGAACTTCCCTGTACCCCTTAGCCGATTACATCGACGCTGATCAGTCCAATGTGATTGCCGCCCAGGGTGGGGTAGCGGAGTTCTCAGCGACGCAACTCAAAAAGTACCTGACGGGTAAAGTGGCTAATGTTTCTACCTACGTGGGCGAACTGACGGAGGGAATGAACGGCTCTTTCTCACCCAAAGATGCTGAGACGGCTCTGCAACTCATTTACGCGAATTTTGTAATGCCCCGTAAAGACCCGGAAGTCATCAAAGGGTATCTAGGGAATATGAAAGATGAGCTAGAGCAGAAATTCGCAACTCCCGATCCGCAGGGCGTCTTTTTCGATACACTTTCTGCAGTATTGCATGGCTACAATCCCCGCTATATGCCCATGAAGCCCGCCGATGTGGATAAAATCAACGTGGACAAAGCGATGCGTATTTACAAAGAACGCTTTGCGAATGCTTCGGATTTTACCTTCTTCTTCGTCGGAAATTTCAAGGTTGACGAATTCAAACCGCTGTTGGAAAAATACCTGGGTGGTTTGCCTAGTACGGGTAAAAAGGAAACGTACAAAGACCTGAACATCCGTCCGCTGAAAGGCAAAGTCAACAAAACCGTCTATCGGGGGATTGACGACAAGGCAGCGGCTCAACTCGTGTACTCCGGCGATTTTGTGTACACGCCCGAAAATGAAACCAATCTGAGTGCCATCGAAGAGATTCTGAACATTAAACTCATCGACGAAATTCGGGAAAAGGAAAGTGGCGTATACTACATCTATGCTCAGGCCAGTGCCGAAAAATTACCGAAACCTCGTTATTCGCTGAGCATTGGTTACGGTACCAATCCGGGTCGTATTGATGAATTGGCTACCAAAACCCTGGCCATTCTGGAAGATATGAAGAAAAATGGACCTTCTCAGACGGATCTGGACAAGTACAAGATTGAAACCAAACGCCAACTGGAAGTACAGATGAAAGAGAACCGTTTCTGGGCCAATAGCCTCTCTTCGAGCTATCAGAATGGAGAAGATCCCAAAGATGTACTGAAAGAAATGAAGCTGGTCGATCAAGTAACCGTCGCTTCGGTAAAAGCCATGGCCGCCAAGGTATTCGGTGGTAATCTGATTAAAGCCGTACTGCTGCCCGAGAAAAAGCAGGCCACGAGTAGTAAATAA
- a CDS encoding ExbD/TolR family protein: MKIQRRNRHRGHIEAASLSDILFFLLIFFLMIATLASPSAMQMLLPQSSTAPSTPSQVINLSVMPNQQYNVEGQIVGAAELESALATRAEGQESPVVLVRIEKTSSVQDLVDVADVTAKVGAKLVLATSAKPTATSSK, from the coding sequence ATGAAAATACAACGTCGGAATCGGCATCGTGGTCATATTGAGGCTGCTTCGCTGTCGGATATTCTTTTCTTCTTACTGATTTTCTTCTTGATGATTGCGACGCTGGCTAGTCCATCGGCCATGCAAATGTTGCTACCGCAATCGTCAACGGCTCCTTCAACACCCTCGCAGGTGATTAACCTGTCGGTAATGCCTAATCAACAGTATAATGTGGAAGGGCAAATCGTAGGAGCCGCCGAACTGGAGAGTGCCTTAGCCACACGAGCCGAAGGGCAGGAAAGTCCCGTAGTACTGGTACGAATCGAGAAAACCAGTTCCGTCCAGGATCTAGTAGACGTCGCGGATGTAACGGCGAAGGTAGGAGCCAAACTCGTACTGGCCACTTCAGCAAAACCTACGGCGACCAGTTCGAAGTAA
- a CDS encoding MotA/TolQ/ExbB proton channel family protein: protein MLLQTLNMTADSTAAPAAAGAEKSISLIDLLAAGGWIMIPIAVLLFVTIYLFVERWMYLKKATALGASFEASFWGLVQSGNLNAARQLCRNDQSAVSRVLEKGLTRIGTPIPQIEQAMGNTAQLELSYMEKNLGLLGTVAAIAPMFGFLGTVAGMIRAFHDISVSNNLSIGTISGGIYEKMITSASGLAVGILAYILLTILNGMVDRAVARLQAATNQFLDVLYQPVSA from the coding sequence ATGCTGTTACAGACACTTAACATGACCGCCGACTCGACGGCTGCACCTGCTGCTGCCGGAGCCGAAAAATCCATCAGCCTTATTGATTTGCTGGCCGCCGGTGGCTGGATTATGATCCCCATCGCCGTCCTGCTGTTTGTAACGATCTATCTGTTCGTTGAACGCTGGATGTATCTCAAAAAAGCAACCGCTCTGGGAGCCTCCTTCGAGGCCAGTTTCTGGGGATTAGTACAATCCGGTAATTTGAATGCGGCCCGTCAGCTCTGCCGGAACGACCAGTCGGCCGTATCCCGCGTACTGGAAAAAGGACTCACCCGCATCGGAACGCCCATTCCCCAAATCGAACAGGCCATGGGCAATACGGCCCAGCTGGAACTTTCGTACATGGAGAAAAACCTGGGTTTACTAGGTACGGTAGCGGCCATTGCTCCGATGTTCGGCTTTTTGGGTACCGTAGCCGGGATGATTCGGGCCTTCCACGACATTTCCGTTTCCAATAACCTGAGCATTGGTACGATCTCAGGCGGGATCTACGAAAAAATGATCACGTCTGCTTCGGGACTTGCCGTTGGTATCCTGGCGTACATCCTTCTGACCATCCTGAACGGCATGGTGGATCGGGCCGTCGCTCGCCTGCAGGCCGCGACTAACCAGTTCCTGGACGTACTCTACCAACCTGTATCAGCTTAG
- the pyk gene encoding pyruvate kinase gives MPYQKKTKIVATVGPASQSKEMLLKLAQSGANIFRLNFSHGTHADHLSRIQAIREINAEHGLNLTILQDLQGPKIRTQLVENNGVELVAGNPLTFVMDENLLGTSERVGTTYTSMYLDVKPGERILMDDGNLEVLVESIDYDKKEVLTKVVYGGILKSKKGINLPGTKVGLPALTEKDEEDLIFGLEHDVDWIALSFVRSAEDILAVKEKIKARNGRSKIIAKIEKPEAVVPEVLDAIIEATDAVMVARGDLGVELDGAMVPELQKTMIRKCIKHAKPVIVATQMLESMTSSPRPTRAETSDVANAVLDGASATMLSAESASGQYPVEAVSTMTHIIEAVEEQQNQIPIVYGDESAIYFKNHMLKGEENSPTILNDRVIAAACRLARDVQAKAILCITNSGYTAYRLSSHRPKADIFVFSADENLMTQMGLLWGTRVFNYDSANLSTEQISHDIAKILVKQGHLQKGDVFVTLLSVPAQQDLRTNTVKMGVIDKIADEVAAEQ, from the coding sequence ATGCCTTACCAGAAAAAAACCAAAATTGTTGCCACCGTTGGTCCGGCTTCCCAATCCAAAGAAATGTTGCTGAAGCTCGCCCAGTCTGGTGCGAACATCTTTCGGCTTAACTTTTCCCACGGAACGCACGCTGACCATCTGAGTCGCATTCAGGCTATTCGCGAAATTAACGCCGAACATGGCTTAAACCTTACCATCCTTCAGGATTTACAGGGACCTAAGATTCGTACCCAACTCGTAGAAAATAACGGCGTTGAACTCGTCGCAGGAAACCCACTGACTTTCGTTATGGACGAAAATCTGCTGGGAACTTCTGAGCGTGTAGGTACGACTTATACTTCGATGTACCTGGACGTAAAACCCGGCGAACGCATCCTGATGGATGACGGTAACCTGGAGGTACTGGTAGAATCTATCGATTACGATAAAAAAGAAGTACTCACGAAAGTGGTATACGGTGGTATCCTGAAATCGAAGAAAGGCATTAACCTGCCCGGCACGAAAGTAGGCTTACCTGCTCTGACTGAAAAAGACGAAGAAGACCTGATCTTTGGTCTGGAACATGATGTGGACTGGATCGCCCTTTCCTTCGTTCGTTCCGCTGAAGATATTCTGGCTGTTAAAGAAAAAATCAAAGCCCGTAATGGTCGCTCAAAAATCATCGCTAAAATCGAAAAACCCGAGGCGGTGGTTCCTGAAGTACTCGATGCCATCATCGAAGCTACCGACGCCGTAATGGTGGCCCGGGGTGATTTAGGCGTTGAGCTGGACGGTGCCATGGTACCCGAGCTTCAGAAAACGATGATCCGCAAGTGTATCAAGCACGCCAAGCCCGTTATCGTGGCGACGCAAATGCTGGAGTCGATGACGAGCTCTCCCCGCCCTACGCGTGCGGAAACCTCGGACGTTGCTAACGCTGTGCTGGATGGAGCTTCGGCAACCATGCTTTCGGCAGAATCAGCTTCAGGACAGTACCCTGTCGAAGCCGTTTCGACGATGACGCATATCATTGAAGCCGTTGAAGAACAGCAAAATCAAATTCCGATTGTATACGGGGATGAATCAGCGATTTACTTCAAAAATCACATGCTGAAGGGCGAAGAAAACTCGCCGACCATCCTGAACGATCGTGTCATTGCCGCTGCTTGCCGTCTGGCTCGTGACGTACAGGCGAAAGCCATTCTGTGCATTACGAACAGTGGGTATACGGCGTACCGTTTGTCGTCTCACCGTCCGAAAGCGGATATTTTTGTATTCTCAGCAGACGAAAACCTGATGACGCAGATGGGGCTGTTGTGGGGCACACGCGTATTCAATTACGACAGTGCAAACCTCAGCACCGAGCAAATCTCACACGACATTGCCAAAATCCTGGTCAAACAGGGCCACCTGCAAAAAGGTGATGTGTTCGTAACCTTACTGAGCGTACCCGCCCAGCAGGATTTACGTACTAACACGGTGAAAATGGGTGTGATTGATAAAATTGCGGATGAAGTAGCGGCTGAACAATAG
- a CDS encoding GDSL-type esterase/lipase family protein, with protein sequence MKTKLWYGLVLALLVTIQSFAQQQFEKEIQAFETQDQTTPPPKNPILFVGSSTFRLWSDMQEAFPDQPIINRGFGGSTLTDVVYYYDRLIPKYKPKQIVIYCGENDIATGKNAKNTYLEFFRLYGKIRKDMPRVPLIFISAKPAPSRWDKREAMQEFNRLVSSFLDGEEDADYLDVWPVMLNESLRPEPILFKADSLHMTPEGYRRWTEVLKPLLVD encoded by the coding sequence ATGAAAACCAAGTTATGGTACGGATTGGTCTTAGCCCTTCTGGTTACGATTCAATCGTTCGCTCAACAGCAATTTGAAAAGGAAATTCAGGCATTTGAAACGCAGGACCAGACTACACCGCCGCCGAAAAATCCGATCCTGTTTGTGGGGAGTTCTACTTTTCGTCTGTGGTCGGATATGCAGGAGGCCTTTCCTGATCAGCCCATTATCAACCGGGGCTTTGGCGGTTCTACACTGACGGATGTCGTATATTACTACGATCGACTGATTCCCAAGTATAAGCCGAAACAGATCGTCATTTACTGTGGTGAAAACGACATCGCTACGGGTAAGAACGCTAAGAATACCTACCTGGAATTTTTCAGATTGTACGGAAAAATCCGCAAGGATATGCCCCGAGTACCCTTGATTTTCATCTCAGCAAAACCGGCTCCTTCCCGCTGGGACAAACGCGAGGCTATGCAGGAATTTAATCGACTCGTCAGCTCTTTCTTGGATGGCGAAGAGGATGCCGATTACCTGGATGTATGGCCCGTGATGCTAAATGAAAGTCTGCGTCCTGAACCCATCCTGTTCAAAGCCGACAGTCTTCACATGACGCCTGAAGGCTATCGCCGCTGGACCGAAGTGCTTAAACCTTTGTTAGTGGATTGA
- a CDS encoding MFS transporter: MNPTQVSDSLTSTKMGNFRWTVVALLFFATTINYVDRQIIGLLKPTLEKEFNWTESDYSLIVTFFSAAYAVGLLLFGRIVDKVGTKMGYTISIIFWSIAAMLHALVSSTAGFITVRVLLGLGEAGNFPTAIKSVAEWFPKKERALATGIFNSGANIGAVVAPIMVPWILGVYGWEAAFLATGAIGFVWLVFWLVLYEIPARKKNMDPTEYAHIHSDSDLAAATAETEGGSVSWGRLLGIRQTWAFIFGKMLTDPIWWFFLFWLPSYFAERFQLDLKKPSLPLIIVYTATTIGSIGGGYLSGYFIKRGFPVFKARKTAMLIFALAVVPIISAKYINDIWVAVALIGLAAAAHQAWSANIFTTASDMFPKRAVSSVVGMGGMAGSIGGMLFPILIGYLLDYYKGQGNIVAGYNVVFIICGFAYLVAWGAMHIFAPKMEEVKL, translated from the coding sequence ATGAATCCTACACAGGTAAGCGATTCCCTGACGTCTACGAAAATGGGAAATTTCCGTTGGACGGTCGTGGCTTTACTCTTCTTCGCTACTACCATCAATTACGTTGACCGTCAGATTATTGGGTTACTCAAGCCAACGCTGGAAAAAGAGTTCAACTGGACGGAATCCGATTACAGTCTGATCGTAACCTTCTTTTCGGCCGCGTATGCCGTGGGCTTGCTGTTGTTTGGACGAATTGTCGATAAAGTAGGTACGAAGATGGGATATACTATTTCCATCATATTCTGGAGTATTGCTGCCATGTTACACGCCTTGGTGAGTAGTACGGCCGGTTTTATCACCGTACGGGTATTATTAGGTTTAGGCGAAGCCGGAAACTTTCCCACCGCCATCAAATCCGTAGCCGAGTGGTTTCCTAAAAAAGAACGGGCACTGGCCACGGGAATTTTTAACTCTGGAGCCAACATCGGAGCCGTGGTAGCTCCTATTATGGTTCCCTGGATTTTAGGCGTTTACGGCTGGGAAGCGGCGTTTTTAGCGACTGGTGCCATCGGTTTTGTATGGCTGGTGTTCTGGTTGGTATTATACGAAATACCCGCTCGTAAGAAAAACATGGACCCCACCGAGTACGCTCACATTCACAGTGACAGCGATCTGGCGGCGGCTACGGCTGAAACCGAAGGTGGTTCCGTATCCTGGGGCCGGCTGTTGGGCATTCGACAAACCTGGGCTTTCATTTTTGGTAAAATGCTTACCGATCCCATCTGGTGGTTTTTCCTGTTCTGGTTGCCTTCGTACTTTGCCGAACGCTTCCAGTTAGATCTGAAAAAGCCGAGTCTGCCACTGATCATCGTATATACGGCTACGACGATTGGTAGTATTGGTGGCGGCTATCTGTCGGGCTATTTTATCAAACGAGGTTTCCCCGTATTCAAGGCTCGTAAAACGGCGATGCTCATTTTTGCTCTGGCCGTCGTCCCCATCATCAGTGCTAAATACATCAACGATATTTGGGTAGCCGTGGCCCTGATTGGTCTGGCGGCAGCCGCTCACCAGGCCTGGAGTGCGAATATCTTTACGACTGCTTCGGATATGTTCCCCAAACGAGCCGTTAGTTCAGTGGTCGGCATGGGCGGTATGGCTGGTTCCATCGGCGGTATGCTTTTCCCGATTCTGATTGGCTATCTGCTAGATTACTACAAAGGACAGGGCAACATTGTCGCTGGTTACAACGTGGTATTTATCATTTGCGGTTTTGCCTATCTGGTGGCCTGGGGTGCCATGCACATCTTCGCTCCCAAAATGGAAGAGGTAAAACTTTAA